The following are from one region of the Patescibacteria group bacterium genome:
- the thrS gene encoding threonine--tRNA ligase, which translates to MEKDSKNIEKTRHSLAHILALMVKGRWSDTKLGMGPAIENGFYYDFEFQNHTPSSEDLSKLEDDMKSLIKQDIQFTREEISIEEAKKIFKSEPYKLELIKELEQKSDTVSIYRSGDLIDLCQGPHIESTKEINPEAFRLTKIAGAYWKGDENNQMLTRIYGVAFETKKELDDYLKNIEEAEKRDHRKLGKELDLFTFSNLVGSGLPLFTPKGTLLRDLIGNKIYEIQSKFDYKKVWIPHIAKKELYEISGHWAKYKDSLFHVKGKSDTEFVMKPMNCPHHTQIYASTPKSYRDLPIRFVEITTNYRDEQPGELLGLSRVRSLTQDDGHIFCSLEQVEEEVKNIIHIIREFYTLLGMFDKKDYWVSLSVRDSKTPENYIGDEKHWDEAEKILEKVAKSEDLNYKKIEGEAAFYGPKLDFMFKDSLGREWQLATIQVDFSMPERFELKYTDKDGTIKTPVMIHRAIAGSLERFLSVIIEHFAGEFPLWLSPVQAMIIPVSEKFNDYGDTILDKLKENNIRVEIDTSNDTLGKRIRTAEIKKIPYIIVVGGKEEENKTISVRSKEKGDEGAIEVDKFIDTITKEITKK; encoded by the coding sequence ATGGAAAAAGATTCTAAAAATATAGAAAAAACAAGGCATTCCCTTGCCCACATTTTAGCCTTAATGGTAAAAGGAAGATGGAGCGACACAAAGCTCGGAATGGGACCTGCTATAGAAAATGGATTTTATTATGATTTTGAATTTCAAAATCATACCCCTTCTTCGGAAGACTTATCTAAACTTGAAGACGATATGAAGAGCCTGATAAAGCAGGACATCCAATTCACACGCGAAGAAATCTCTATAGAAGAAGCCAAAAAAATCTTTAAAAGCGAGCCGTATAAGCTTGAGCTAATAAAAGAACTGGAGCAAAAAAGCGACACTGTATCCATCTACAGAAGCGGCGATCTCATAGATCTCTGTCAAGGTCCTCATATAGAATCAACAAAAGAAATAAATCCGGAAGCATTTCGTCTAACAAAAATTGCGGGAGCATATTGGAAAGGAGATGAAAATAATCAAATGCTGACAAGAATCTACGGTGTAGCCTTTGAGACAAAAAAAGAACTGGATGATTATTTAAAAAATATAGAGGAAGCTGAAAAAAGAGATCATCGCAAATTAGGGAAAGAACTTGATCTGTTTACATTTTCTAATCTTGTCGGCTCCGGATTGCCTCTCTTTACGCCAAAAGGAACTCTTTTGCGCGATCTGATAGGAAATAAAATATACGAAATACAATCAAAATTTGATTATAAAAAAGTGTGGATTCCTCATATTGCGAAAAAGGAACTATATGAGATTTCCGGACACTGGGCAAAATACAAAGACAGTCTCTTTCATGTAAAAGGAAAGTCAGACACAGAATTTGTAATGAAGCCGATGAACTGTCCGCACCATACTCAAATCTACGCTTCTACTCCAAAGAGTTACCGCGACTTACCTATACGCTTTGTAGAGATCACCACTAATTACCGAGACGAACAGCCCGGGGAGCTCTTAGGACTTTCACGAGTAAGATCACTGACTCAGGACGATGGGCATATTTTCTGCTCCTTAGAACAAGTTGAAGAAGAAGTAAAAAATATAATCCACATAATAAGAGAATTCTATACACTGCTTGGAATGTTTGATAAGAAAGATTACTGGGTCTCGCTTTCAGTAAGAGATTCTAAAACACCGGAAAACTATATTGGAGATGAAAAACATTGGGATGAAGCTGAAAAGATTCTTGAAAAAGTAGCTAAAAGCGAAGACCTAAATTACAAAAAAATTGAAGGCGAAGCGGCTTTCTACGGGCCGAAACTTGATTTTATGTTCAAAGATTCTCTTGGACGAGAATGGCAGTTAGCCACTATCCAAGTGGACTTCTCTATGCCAGAACGCTTTGAGCTAAAATACACAGACAAAGACGGAACGATAAAAACTCCGGTTATGATACACAGAGCCATTGCCGGATCTTTAGAACGTTTCTTGTCAGTCATAATTGAACACTTTGCCGGAGAATTTCCTCTATGGCTTTCTCCTGTGCAAGCAATGATTATACCGGTATCAGAAAAATTCAATGATTACGGCGACACAATTCTAGATAAATTAAAAGAAAACAATATCAGGGTAGAAATTGATACATCAAATGACACTCTTGGAAAAAGAATCAGAACGGCTGAAATAAAAAAAATACCTTACATAATCGTTGTTGGCGGAAAAGAAGAAGAGAATAAGACAATATCAGTCCGCTCAAAAGAAAAAGGAGATGAAGGCGCTATTGAAGTTGATAAATTTATAGATACTATTACAAAAGAAATTACAAAAAAATAG